In a single window of the Eleginops maclovinus isolate JMC-PN-2008 ecotype Puerto Natales chromosome 6, JC_Emac_rtc_rv5, whole genome shotgun sequence genome:
- the LOC134866282 gene encoding BMP/retinoic acid-inducible neural-specific protein 3-like gives MSCQRISHKRLSLLWEGAALSLWLCCCCWSSASAAGQGDGGPGSLGWLLSDKGPFQQSVEFTEAAERYQQGYSTRYKIYREFGRWKVNSLAVEKRDGLGGSGGLALPLDPDFMHTIRQLGRRPTPQTITESLIKKYGTHLLLSATLGGEESLTIFVDKRKLSKESSPAGGDGSRNSNRNSTTSGTVTLEALHQLAASYFTDRESTLRRLHHLQIASTAIRVTETRTGPLGCSNYDNLDTVSSVLVHSPENKVQLQGMQVILPGYLQSSFIQAALNYIGCKSEGQFVCQSSDCWCECSVDFPQCNCPLSDLENLESNLLRIRDTQRVTYQEFEESEEFQSFVGKLPTHYAVNTSVVEHMWRMDASLLQRYRQLEAGSNQLLAKAHRTVNKLFSLSKRCGKQPKILLQRARPLHFWLSYALSILYCSENNQVGVYSDESRSCSCPYSHPPCQGLIPCSVGDGTRCASCSTENRTRCSSCNLGFTLTQGACRPAVPDPTDPYLGLESDRDLQDLELRFLLQRRDPRIALHGVFVSNDVRVNTWFDPSWRKRMLLTLKSNRVKSNRVHMLLGLALQFCLTRNSTLEPALSLFVNPFGGSHSESWTMPIGQHRYPDWERTKLDIPLDCYNWTLTLGNRWKSFFETVHFYLRSRIRDPAGSNKNTTVYYEPLEATEPSNNIGYMKVNSMQLFGYSVHFDPEAIQDLILQIDYPYTQGSQDSALLQLVELRYRVNRLSPPGAPHVDLFACLLRHRLKLSSADVTRILTALQAFSARQPNYAEYEANKLCS, from the exons ATGAGCTGTCAGAGAATCAGTCATAAGCGGCTGTCTCTGCTATGGGAGGGGGCGGCTCTCAGcctctggctctgctgctgctgctggagctccgCGTCCGCCGCCGGACAAGGAGACGGTGGACCCGGCTCCCTGGGCTGGCTGCTGTCCGATAAAGGGCCCTTCCAGCAGTCCGTGGAGTTCACGGAGGCTGCGGAGAGGTACCAGCAGGGTTACAGCACCAGATACAAAATCTACAG GGAGTTTGGTCGATGGAAGGTCAACAGCCTGGCGGTAGAGAAGCGGGATGGTTTGGGTGGCAGCGGGGGCCTGGCTCTGCCCCTCGACCCCGACTTCATGCACACCATCCGCCAGCTGGGGAGGCGTCCGACCCCCCAGACAATTACAGAGAGTCTAATCAAGAAATATGGcacccacctcctcctctccgccACTCTCGGAG GGGAGGAATCTTTGACAATATTTGTGGACAAAAGGAAGCTCAGCAAGGAGTCTTCGCCCGCGGGGGGCGATGGCAGCCGTAACAGCAACAGGAACTCAACGACGTCGGGGACGGTGACCCTGGAGGCCCTCCACCAGCTGGCTGCCTCCTACTTCACCGACAGAGAGAGCACACTGCGCAGACTGCACCACCTCCAGATCGCATCCACCGCCATACGG GTGACAGAAACCAGAACTGGGCCGCTGGGATGCAGCAACTATGACAATCTGGACACAGTCAGCTCTGTTCTTGTTCACAGTCCAGAAAACAAGGTTCAACTGCAAG GGATGCAGGTCATCCTACCGGGCTACTTGCAGAGCAGCTTCATTCAGGCGGCTCTCAACTACATCGGCTGTAAATCCGAGGGCCAGTTTGTGTGCCAAAGCAGCGATTGCTGGTGTGAGTGCAGCGTGGACTTCCCCCAGTGCAACTGTCCTCTCTCTGACCTGGAAAATTTGGAAAGCAACCTGCTGCGCAtcagagacactcagagggTTACTTACCAGGAGTTTGAAGAATCCG AGGAGTTCCAAAGCTTTGTTGGGAAACTGCCAACCCATTATGCTGTGAACACATCTGTCGTGGAACACATGTGGAGGATGGACGCCAGCCTGCTGCAGCGCTACCGGCAGCTGGAGGCCGGCAGCAACCAGCTTCTCGCCAAAGCCCACCGCACCGTTAACAAGCTCTTCAGCCTCAGCAAGAGGTGCGGAAAACAGCCCAAAATACTCCTGCAGAGGGCGAG GCCTCTGCACTTCTGGTTGAGCTACGCCCTCTCCATTTTATACTGCAGCGAGAACAACCAGGTTGGTGTTTACAGTGATGAGAGCCGCAGCTGCTCCTGCCCCTACTCCCATCCCCCATGCCAGGGCCTCATTCCCTGCTCTGTTGGCGACGGTACCCGCTGTGCCTCCTGCTCCACGGAGAACAGGACCCGATGCTCCAGCTGTAACCTCGGCTTCACCCTAACCCAGGGAGCCTGCCGCCCCGCTGTGCCCGACCCTACGGACCCCTACCTGGGGTTAGAAAGTGACCGTGACCTGCAGGATCTGGAGCTGCGCTTCCTGCTACAGCGTCGCGACCCTCGCATCGCTCTGCATGGCGTTTTCGTGAGCAACGACGTGAGGGTCAACACTTGGTTCGACCCGTCGTGGAGGAAGAGAATGCTGCTCACCCTCAAAAGCAACCGGGTGAAGTCCAACCGCGTCCACATGCTCCTTGGACTGGCGCTGCAGTTTTGCCTCACCAGAAACAGCACTCTGGAACCGGCGTTGTCTCTGTTTGTGAATCCCTTCGGGGGCAGCCATTCGGAAAGCTGGACCATGCCTATAGGTCAGCACAGATACCCTGACTGGGAGCGAACCAAACTGGATATCCCCTTGGACTGCTATAATTGGACTTTAACTCTTGGAAACAGATGGAAGAGCTTTTTTGAGACGGTACATTTCTACCTGAGGAGTCGCATCAGGGACCCCGCGGGATCCAACAAGAACACAACGGTGTACTACGAGCCTCTGGAGGCCACTGAGCCGTCTAATAACATTGGCTACATGAAAGTCAACAGCATGCAGCTATTCGGATACAGCGTGCACTTTGACCCTGAGGCGATTCAGGACCTGATTCTGCAGATAGATTACCCGTACACTCAGGGATCACAGGACTCGGccctgctgcagctggtggAGCTGCGCTACAGGGTTAACAGGCTCTCTCCTCCAGGGGCCCCACACGTGGATCTGTTCGCCTGTCTGCTCCGCCACAGGCTCAAACTCTCGAGCGCAGACGTGACCAGGATACTCACAGCCCTGCAAGCTTTCAGTGCCAGGCAACCAAACTACGCGGAGTACGAGGCGAACAAACTGTGTAGTTAA